The Cryptococcus decagattii chromosome 1, complete sequence genome includes a region encoding these proteins:
- a CDS encoding NADH dehydrogenase [ubiquinone] iron-sulfur protein 8, mitochondrial: MRHLTLIRPALQPIVPRTFARTLITTTPRLLATPSGHTGPQHITPGPPKSPNPLQTGTQDAISAQKYPDYSTGPSAIDKASQLLFLTEIVRGMWVVFEQFFRPPYTIMYPFEKGPLSARFRGEHALRRYPNGEERCIACKLCEAICPAQAITIESEAREDGSRRTTRYDIDMTKCIYCGFCQEACPVDAIVETQNQEFSTETREELLYNKEKLLLNGDRAEAEIAANLQSEHYYR; this comes from the exons ATGCGCCATCTCACACTCATCCGCCCGGCACTCCAGCCCATCGTGCCCCGCACCTTTGCCCGCACATTAATCACCACCACTCCCCGCCTCCTCGCCACGCCCTCCGGCCACACCGGTCCTCAACACATCACCCCCGGCCCGCCTAAATCTCCCAACCCTCTCCAAACGGGTACCCAGGACGCCATTAGTGCTCAGAAGTACCCAGACTACTCTACTGGCCCTTCCGCGATTGACAAGGCGTCTCAGCTATTGTTCTTAACCGAAATTGTGAGGGGTATGTGGGTTGTGTTTGAGCAGTTCTTCAGACCGCCGTATACTATCATGTATCCCTTTGAGAAGGGACCTCTTTCAGCGAGGTTTAGAGGAGAACATGCTTTGAGACGATACCCCAATGGCGAGGAGAGATGTATTG CGTGCAAGTTATGTGAAGCTATCTGCCCGGCGCAGGCTATTACTATTGAGTCTGAGGCTCGCGAAGATGGCTCTAGGAGGACTACCCGATATG ACATTGATATGACAAAGTGCATCTACTGTGGTTTCTGCCAAGAAGCGTGCCCCGTTGATGCCATTGTCGAAA CACAAAACCAGGAATTCTCTACCGAAACTCGAGAGGAGTTGTTGTAtaacaaggagaagcttTTGTTGAATGGTGATAGGGCTGAAGCGGAGATTGCTGCCAACCTCCAGTCTGAGCAC TACTACCGTTAA
- a CDS encoding protein mgr2, with protein MPPPPQHSTGGSTFDKIKMGAIMGSCVGLTIGFIFGSFSIMRAGPGPRGVVATLSQYMLSSAATFGFFMSVGSVIRTESEHKYILPPMANKAANEPWRMAWKRAEERRRAEASQ; from the exons ATgccccctcctcctcagcaTTCCACCGGCGGTTCCACCTTTGACAAGA TCAAAATGGGTGCTATCATGGGAA GCTGTGTCGGTTTGACCATTGGATTCATTTTCggctccttctccatcatgCG AGCCGGGCCGGGTCCTCGAGGTGTTGTCGCCACCCTTTCTCAGTATATGCTCTCATCTGCCGCAACTTTCGGCTTCTTCATGTCTGTCGGCTCT GTCATCCGAACAGAATCTGAACACAAGTACATCCTCCCTCCTATGGCCAACAAAGCAGCGAACGAGCCTTGGCGAATGGCTTGGAAGCGTGCCGAGGAAAGACGGCGGGCGGAGGCGTCCCAATAG
- a CDS encoding histone H4, with translation MSGRGKGGKGLGKGGAKRHRKVLRDNIQGITKPAIRRLARRGGVKRISGLIYEETRGVLKIFLENVIRDSVTYTEHAKRKTVTSLDVVYALKRQGRTLYGFGA, from the exons ATGTCTGGTCGAGGAAAGGGCGGTAAGGGTCTCGGCAAGGGCGGTGCCAAGCGACACAGGAAGGTCCTTCGTGACAACATCCA GGGTATCACCAAGCCCGCTATCCGACGACTTGCTCGACGAGGTGGTGTCAAGCGTATCTC CGGTCTCATCTACGAGGAGACCCGAGGTGTTCTCAAGATCTTCCTTGAGAATGTTATTCGTGACTCTGTCACCTACACTGAGCACGCCAAGAGGAAGACTG TCACCTCTCTCGACGTTGTCTACGCTCTCAAGAGGCAAGGCCGAACCCTTTACGGTTTCGGTGCTTAA